Within the Cystobacter fuscus DSM 2262 genome, the region AAACCGGCACGGGGCATCACGCTGCATGACAGCGCGGTGGAGCAGTTGCGCAAGTTGCTCGCGGAGCGGCAGACGCCCGACGCGGGGCTGCGCATCGCGGTGCGTGGCGGCGGGTGCTCGGGACTGGCGTACGTGATGGAGTGGTCGGAGAAGCCGCGCGAGAAGGACAAGATCTTCGAGCGCGAGGGCGTGCGGGTCTTCGTGGACCCCAAGAGCTACCTGTACCTCATCGGCACGGAGATCGTGTACGAGTCCACGCTGATGGCCTCCGGGTTCAAGCTCAACAACCCGAACGTGAAGGGCGCATGCGGTTGCGGAGAGAGCTTCTCCGTCTGACGCACGCGACACCCACCACGCAATCCTGGGGGCCCGGCCGCCAATCGCCGGGCCCTCGTCGTTTCTTTCCGTCGAGAGGAAACACCCGGTGAAGTGCTGGAACTGTGACAAGGCGTCGGAGGGCAGCCCGTTCTGCGGCGCCTGCGGGAAGATCGCGGGCCGGATCGCCGGCACCACCCACTTCGCCATCTTCGGCCTGCCCCCCAGCCCGGACGTGGAGCTGGCCGCCC harbors:
- a CDS encoding HesB/IscA family protein, with product MNEQATEQTGQKTAPVTPAAKPARGITLHDSAVEQLRKLLAERQTPDAGLRIAVRGGGCSGLAYVMEWSEKPREKDKIFEREGVRVFVDPKSYLYLIGTEIVYESTLMASGFKLNNPNVKGACGCGESFSV